The genomic segment GCGCTCGATCGCGTCGGAGCCGCCCGAGCCTCCCTGGTCGGGCGTCATGTCGGTGCGGCCCATGACGAGGCGCGTCTTGTCGTAGGCGATGTCGAGCTCGTCGCACATCATTTGGCGGAACGCGGTGCCGGTCCCTTGGCCGCCGTCCGTCTTGCCGACGAAGAAGGTCGCCGTGTTGTCCGGATGGATCACGATCCACGTGTCGAGCTGACGGAAGTCGGGGTCGGGATACGGCCCCCGGCCTCCGGCTTGGGCGAGCACGTTACCGCCGGGGATCGCGCCGATGCCGACGCTCACGACCACCGCGCCCGAAGACTTGAGGAAGCTCCTGCGCGAAAGCGACGGGTTGACGCGTCGAAGCGCGTCCTCGACCGCTTCCGGAAGCGCGAGTGCGGTGCTCATGCGGAAGCCTCCTCTGCGCTCGCCGCGGTGCTGCGCACGACGCGCTTGATCGCGGCCTGAATGCGGTAATAGGTCATGCACCGGCACAGCACGCCTTCCATGCCCTCGCGAATCTCGGCGTCCGTGGGGTTCGGATTCCGGTCGAGCAGCGCCTTGGCCGTCATGATCTGACCGTTCTGGCAGTAGCCGCACTGCGGCACCTGCTCGTCGATCCACGCTTGCTGAAGCGGATGGAGCTTGCCGTCCTTCGCGAGACCTTCGAGCGTGGTGATCTCGCCGTTGACCTGCCCGACGGGCGTGACGCACGAGCGTGTGGCGACGCCGTCGATGATGACGGTGCAGGCGCCGCACTGCGCGAGCCCGCAGCCGAAACGCGGACCGCGCAGCCCGAGATCGTTGCGCAACACATATAGAAGGGGCGTCGACGCCTCGACGTCTACCTCGTGGAGGGCGCCGTTGACGCGCAGTGAAACCACACTCATTGGATCCCCCGGGGTTAAGCCGGCCGACGGGCCGGGTCAGGGAATGACCCTATACCAAGCCGTTGGGAATTCAAAGGCCTTGGGGGAGGCCCCGTCTGGACGGAGTCGGTGACGATGGAAGCGCATGCCGTCGCCGCTTGGCCGTCGCCTACTCGTGGCGCAGCGCTTCCATCGGTGCGACATTGGACGCCCGTCGCGCGGGCAGGTAGCTCGCCGCGAGCACGACAACCGCGAGCACGGCGGCGGCCGCCGCGAGCACGCGCGGATCGTATCCCGAAACACCGTACAGCAACGCCTCGGCGGCTCGGCCGAGCCCGAGCGCGGCCGCGAGGCCGAGCGTGCCGCCGACGAGCCCCATGATGCCGACCTGCTTCAGCACCATGCGCCGCAATCGTCCGGGCTCGGCGCCCAGCGCGATACGCAGACTGAGCTCGCGCGTGCGCTGCGCGACGTTGTAGGCCAAGACCCCGTAGAGCCCGACCGCGGCGAGGAAAGTCGCGAGCGCCGCGAGACTCGCCGACGAGAGGCTCACGAAACGATCGAGGAACACGTTGTCCCGCACGTGCCGTTGCATCGTCGCAACGTCGTCGACGGGCAGGTTCGGATCGATGCCGGCGACCACGCGACGAATCGTCCCCATGAGCACGGCCGGCTCGACGGCGCCGCGCACGTAGTAGGTGAGCGTGCCGAGCCCCAGGCTCTGAAGGCGCGGCAGGAAGAACTGCGGCGGGATCGGCGCCTTGACCTTGCTGTACTTCGTATCGCGCACCACACCGACGATCTCGATGTCCGGGGCCGGACTACCGGGGAAGTCGAAACCGAAGCGTGAGCCGAGCGCGTTCCCGCCGAGCCCGAACTTGCGCACGAAGCTTTCGTTGACCACGGCCACCCGCGGAGCGAGGAGCCGGTCCGCGTCGGTGAAGCCCCGGCCGGCCACGAACGGGATCGACAGGGTTGCAAAGAAGCCGGGGCTCACCTCGTTCATCGCCGCATTCGTGTTCGTGCCGTACGGTGCGTCGAAGCCTTCGACCTTCAAGCCCGGGTTCCTCGAGCTGTTCGTCAAGAGCGGCACGGCCGACGAGCCGACGGACGTGACGCCCGGCTGCGCCGCGAGCGCCTCCTCGATGCGGTCGAAAAGGCCCATGACTCTTTCGGGTTCGTAGCCGTTCAATCGAGGCGACACCGTGAACGTCACGACCGACTCGACATCGAGCCCCAAGTCGATGCGCCCGATGTTCATGAGGCTTTGCGTGAAGAGGCCCGCGAGCACGAGCAGCACTATCGAGAGGCCGATCTCGAGCGTCGCGAGCGTGCCGCGGAAACGCACGAGGCCGCGCCCGGCGCCGGCCTGAGCCGACCGGCCCTTGATCGCCGCGCCGGGATCCGTGCGCGCGGCGCGCAGGGCCGGGACCGAGCCGAAGAGCAGGACCGTGCCGAGCGCGACGCCGGCGCCGAACAGCATTGCCGCCCGGTCGAGCTCGAAGTCGATGCCCGCGGCTTCCGGCGGCGCAATCGCGGCGACGAGCTGCAGCGTCGCGGCGGCGACCGGCAGGCTCAGCGCGCCGCCGATCACGGCGAGCGCGCCGGCTTCCGTCAGCAGCTGGGCGACGAGGTGGCGGCGCGCTGCGCCGATCGATGCGCGGATCGCCATCTCGCCGGACCGCGCGACGCCGCGTGCGAGCAGGAGGTTCGCGACGTTCGCGCAGACGATGAGCAGGACGAGCGCCGTCACGCCGAGCAGCAGCGTGAACGGCTGCGCGGTGCCCTCCGGTACCCAGCTCTGCCCCCGAGCGCCGGGTTCGAGGATGAGCCGCCGATTCCGAAAGCGTTCGAGATCCTCGCTCGACAGGCCGATCTGGAGCGGCGCCTCGACGTCGTTGAGGATGCCGCTGTAGAGAACGTTGATCGAGGCCGAAGCCTCTTGCACGGAGACGCCGGGCGCGAGGCGCGCGAACGCGTAGAGCCAGTACGCGCGGCGGTTTTCGGTCTCCGGTCGACCGGTCGGCCGCATGAGCTCGTGCAGCGTGAGCGGCACGAACACGTCCGGCCGGAAGCCGATCGTCGTGCCGTCGAAGCCTTCCGGAGCGACGCCGATGATCTCGAGCGGCTGCCCGTTGACCGTCAGCGTGCGTCCGAGCACGTTTTCGTCCGCGCCGAGCTGATCGCGCCAGAATCCGTAGCGCAGCACGACGACCGGCGATGCGCCGATCCGCGCATCGTCGCCCGGGCCGATCAGTCGGCCGAGCGCGGGGGAAAGATTCAGCGTGCTGAAGTAGCCGCCGGATACGAGCAGTCCGCCGCCTGCGACGGTCGCGCCGTCGTGCGCCAGGTTCGCGTCGAAATCATGGTGCGCGGCGATGCCGCTGAAGACCCGCTGCCCCGCTTCGAGATCGCGAAACATCGGATAGCTCAAGACGTACTGGCAATCACCGGCCCAGCCGCAGCTCGTCGAGCCCGGCTTCGGACCGGGCGCGTCGAGGTTCACGAGCCGCTCGGGGTCGGGGACCGGCAGCGGTCGCAGCAGCAACTCGTGAAACAGCGAGAAGATCGCCGTGCTGCCGCCGATCGCGACGGCGAGCATGACGACGATGATGATCGAGACCGCGGGATGGCGGGTCAGCTGCCGAGCGGCATTGCGGACGTGAATCATGCGCAGGCTCCTCCGCTCGCTCGGAGCCGTCGCACCGTCAGCGGCAGGCGGGACCGGGCGTGGAAAGGTTCATGGCGCGCTCTCGCCGGGATGCGCAGTCCTTAGCAACCGATGTGCCAAGGCCGGCGTGCGAGTCAATTGCTTGATTCTATTTGACATGGTGCTCTCGACCGATTTTTCGCCCAAATCGATTCGTCCCGAAAGCGGACGGCGCATCTCGGTCGTGGGACGCCGCAACCTCGTCGCGCGCAGCTCGTTATCGAGTGCTCGTCGCCTCGCACTGCAAGCATCGTCGCGGGCGGCGTGCTCGTCGTTCCAAAGGCGCTGTATCGAGCTCGGCCGGGGATGGCTGCAACCCCTCCATGTCGTGCATCATCGTGAGGTGGTAACGACGATGCCGCGGGACGCGCAGCAGGAATCCGGACAACGCGAGTCGCGGTGGATGCTGACGCCGCGCTGGTACCTGTGGGACGGCGGATTTCTCGCGCTCGGAAAGAGCGAAGGCGTCGTGCCGCCGCACGCGCATCACGCGATCCAGATCGTGATCGCGATCGAGGGCGACGTCGCGGTCAAGGGCACGACCGGAGATTGGCGCGACGGCCGCGGTGTGATCATCCGCCCGGACGCGCGGCACTCCTACGACGGCAAGGGCGCGAGCGGTGCGATGCTGTTCGTCGATCCGGAATCGAGCGAGGGCGTCTGGCTGCGGACGGCATTGGCCGAAGAGATCGTCGTCGTCCCCGAGGAGCGCCTCGACGACAGCATCTCCGCGCTCCGGACGTTCTTCGAGCGGCCGTACGAGAGCATGGAGCTCCGCGAGCTGATCCGCCATTGCGTGCTGTCGCTCTGCGCCGGCGCGCCGCCCGCGCGCCGTCTCGACAAGCGGGTGACCCGGGTGCTCGACGCGGTCCGCGCCTCGGAGGATTTGCGAATGTCGCTCGAGGACGCCGCGAACATCGCGTTTCTGTCGCCCGGCCGTTTCGCGCATCTGTTCAAGCAGCAGGTCGGGCTGCCGTTTCGGCACTATCTGCTGTGGCGCAAGCTCGCGCGGGCGATGCTGGCGATCGGCAAAGGAGGAACGATCGGCGCCGCCGCCCACGCGTCCGACTTCGCGGATGCGGCCCACCTGACCCGCACCTTCTACCAGATGTTCGGGATTCCGCCCTCCGTGATGATGCGCGGCGACTTCTTCGAGATCGCGTCGCCGTTCAGCGTTGTCGATTGATCGTCACGTCTTCCGGCTCGACGCGCTCTCGGCCCTCGGCGGCGCTGTTCAGTGTGAGTTCATCTCGTAGCCGGATGCTAAGGTCAGTCCGATGTCCGTCAGGGGAACGACATGGCCAAGCTCGAGCTCTTCGTCAGCGCCGCGGCGGTGATCGCGCTCGCCGGCTGCACGAGCGGCACCCGCATTCGCGTGTCCGATCCGGATGCCCGCATCTACGTCAACGGCGAGTACGTCGGCACGGGCGACGGCTACTACTCCGATCGAAAGCCGGCATTCACCAGGCAGGAGGTCACGCTGCGCAAGGAGGGCTGTGAGGAAAAATCCTACAGCTTCCGCCGCAATGAGCGGCCTGCTCTCGGCGCCATCGTGAGCGCGTACTACTTGGGCTTGCCGATCCTCTGGTTCCTTAAATACAAGGACCATCGCGCTTACGAGTTCGAGTGTCGAATTTCCGCGGGCTCGTTCGACTGATTGTCGAAAGCCAAGCAGGAGACCGGCTCATGAAGTACCTGACGTTCATCCGGCACGCCGAATCCTATCGAGAGGCGGGCCCGCCCCAGGCCTTGATGGAGGCGATGGGCGAGTTCATCCAGCGGTCCTTCGAAAACGGGACGCTGGTCGATACCGGCGGATTGCTGCCGAGCAAGGAAGGTGCGCGGGTACGGCTCGCGAACGGGAAGATCACGGTGACCGACGGGCCCTTCGCGGAGAGCAAGGAGATCATCGGCGGCTGGGCGATCCTGAACGCCGACTCGAAGGAGGAGGCGGTTCGGGTCGCCACCGAGCTCATGGAGCTGCACCGAAAGTATTGGCCGGAATTCGAGGGCGAGTCGGAAGTCCGGCCGATGTTCGATCCCGGGACGGGCCCTTGACGCTCGGTGCTTCGGGCTGAGCGCTAGGCTCGAAGCCGCTCGATCTCGCTGCTCAGCTTTCT from the Gammaproteobacteria bacterium genome contains:
- a CDS encoding (2Fe-2S)-binding protein, with amino-acid sequence MSVVSLRVNGALHEVDVEASTPLLYVLRNDLGLRGPRFGCGLAQCGACTVIIDGVATRSCVTPVGQVNGEITTLEGLAKDGKLHPLQQAWIDEQVPQCGYCQNGQIMTAKALLDRNPNPTDAEIREGMEGVLCRCMTYYRIQAAIKRVVRSTAASAEEASA
- a CDS encoding AraC family transcriptional regulator, which gives rise to MLTPRWYLWDGGFLALGKSEGVVPPHAHHAIQIVIAIEGDVAVKGTTGDWRDGRGVIIRPDARHSYDGKGASGAMLFVDPESSEGVWLRTALAEEIVVVPEERLDDSISALRTFFERPYESMELRELIRHCVLSLCAGAPPARRLDKRVTRVLDAVRASEDLRMSLEDAANIAFLSPGRFAHLFKQQVGLPFRHYLLWRKLARAMLAIGKGGTIGAAAHASDFADAAHLTRTFYQMFGIPPSVMMRGDFFEIASPFSVVD
- a CDS encoding ABC transporter permease, encoding MIHVRNAARQLTRHPAVSIIIVVMLAVAIGGSTAIFSLFHELLLRPLPVPDPERLVNLDAPGPKPGSTSCGWAGDCQYVLSYPMFRDLEAGQRVFSGIAAHHDFDANLAHDGATVAGGGLLVSGGYFSTLNLSPALGRLIGPGDDARIGASPVVVLRYGFWRDQLGADENVLGRTLTVNGQPLEIIGVAPEGFDGTTIGFRPDVFVPLTLHELMRPTGRPETENRRAYWLYAFARLAPGVSVQEASASINVLYSGILNDVEAPLQIGLSSEDLERFRNRRLILEPGARGQSWVPEGTAQPFTLLLGVTALVLLIVCANVANLLLARGVARSGEMAIRASIGAARRHLVAQLLTEAGALAVIGGALSLPVAAATLQLVAAIAPPEAAGIDFELDRAAMLFGAGVALGTVLLFGSVPALRAARTDPGAAIKGRSAQAGAGRGLVRFRGTLATLEIGLSIVLLVLAGLFTQSLMNIGRIDLGLDVESVVTFTVSPRLNGYEPERVMGLFDRIEEALAAQPGVTSVGSSAVPLLTNSSRNPGLKVEGFDAPYGTNTNAAMNEVSPGFFATLSIPFVAGRGFTDADRLLAPRVAVVNESFVRKFGLGGNALGSRFGFDFPGSPAPDIEIVGVVRDTKYSKVKAPIPPQFFLPRLQSLGLGTLTYYVRGAVEPAVLMGTIRRVVAGIDPNLPVDDVATMQRHVRDNVFLDRFVSLSSASLAALATFLAAVGLYGVLAYNVAQRTRELSLRIALGAEPGRLRRMVLKQVGIMGLVGGTLGLAAALGLGRAAEALLYGVSGYDPRVLAAAAAVLAVVVLAASYLPARRASNVAPMEALRHE
- a CDS encoding YciI family protein, coding for MKYLTFIRHAESYREAGPPQALMEAMGEFIQRSFENGTLVDTGGLLPSKEGARVRLANGKITVTDGPFAESKEIIGGWAILNADSKEEAVRVATELMELHRKYWPEFEGESEVRPMFDPGTGP